A region from the Cystobacter ferrugineus genome encodes:
- a CDS encoding helix-turn-helix domain-containing protein, with product MFRSNLLNQGWRRSHMPRPYSVDLRERAVAAYRRGGRTLEEVAAEFSVCSKTLAHWLKLEDGTGSLEPRPRGGG from the coding sequence ATGTTCCGGTCAAATCTGCTCAATCAGGGCTGGAGGAGGAGTCACATGCCCCGGCCCTATTCGGTGGACTTGCGTGAGCGCGCGGTTGCGGCCTACAGGCGTGGTGGCAGAACGCTGGAGGAGGTTGCCGCCGAATTCAGTGTGTGCTCCAAGACGCTTGCTCATTGGCTGAAGCTCGAGGACGGAACGGGGAGCCTGGAGCCCCGACCGAGGGGCGGAGGCAA